Proteins encoded together in one Telopea speciosissima isolate NSW1024214 ecotype Mountain lineage chromosome 4, Tspe_v1, whole genome shotgun sequence window:
- the LOC122659351 gene encoding WAT1-related protein At1g25270-like yields the protein MMLGQTIFAGLNVFFKLATKDGMDLRILVAYRYIFATIFLVPLAFFVERNKRPKLTWMVTFQAFLCGLFGGTMSQNFYLSSLTVTSVTFTAAMSNLTPALTYIMAVTIGLEKLGIRTLAGKAKMVGTIICIGGAMVLTFYKGAEINIWSTKIDLTRGLGSGNASQPESSNHVLGSLLALGSCLVYVLWLIIQAKMNERYPCYFSSTALMCIMGSIQSVIYALCVQRKWEEWKLGWNIRLWTVTYAGIFGTGVMFTIVAWGVRVRGPVFVAVFNPLALVLVAILSSLLLNEKLHLGSVVGGIVIVVGLYVVLWGKGKEMKKMSQLMPSKSSREAEQMEVEVVVVDSSPTNPSSSPATNDAIHNNPTVDFSNDAPHNLGAVSQVVSAAEPATAKE from the exons ATGATGCTGGGCCAGACCATCTTTGCGGGGCTCAACGTATTCTTTAAGCTCGCAACCAAGGATGGGATGGACCTCCGTATCTTGGTCGCTTACCGATACATCTTCGCTACCATTTTTTTGGTTCCCCTTGCTTTCTTCGTAGAaag AAATAAAAGACCAAAGTTGACGTGGATGGTCACCTTCCAAGCATTTCTTTGCGGTTTATTTGG GGGGACGATGTCTCAGAACTTTTACTTGTCAAGCTTAACGGTAACGTCAGTGACATTTACAGCGGCCATGTCAAACCTTACTCCAGCCTTAACCTACATCATGGCTGTGACTATCGG GCTAGAGAAGCTGGGTATTCGGACGTTAGCTGGGAAAGCGAAAATGGTGGGGACTATCATATGTATAGGAGGAGCAATGGTGTTGACCTTCTACAAAGGAGCCGAAATCAACATTTGGTCAACCAAGATTGACCTTACTCGTGGGCTTGGGAGCGGAAACGCTTCACAGCCAGAGTCTAGTAATCACGTATTGGGCTCATTACTAGCTCTTGGTAGTTGTTTGGTTTATGTACTCTGGTTGATTATTCAG GCTAAGATGAACGAGAGGTACCCATGCTACTTCTCAAGCACAGCTCTAATGTGTATAATGGGTTCAATACAAAGTGTCATTTACGCTCTATGCGTACAGAGGAAGTGGGAAGAGTGGAAGCTTGGATGGAACATCAGGCTTTGGACCGTGACTTATGCG GGAATATTCGGAACGGGGGTGATGTTTACGATAGTAGCGTGGGGTGTAAGGGTCAGGGGCCCAGTATTCGTAGCGGTTTTCAACCCTCTTGCGCTTGTGTTGGTGGCAATCTTGAGCTCTTTGCTCCTTAACGAGAAGCTACATTTAGGAAG cgTTGTGGGGGGAATAGTGATAGTGGTGGGGTTGTATGTAGTGCTatgggggaaggggaaggagatgaagaagatgtcTCAGCTGATGCCGTCCAAGAGCAGTAGAGAAGCGGAACaaatggaggtggaggtggtggtggttgacAGTTCTCCAACCAACCCCTCTTCTTCACCCGCTACCAATGATGCAATCCACAACAATCCTACAGTTGACTTCTCAAATGATGCTCCTCATAATTTGGGTGCAGTTTCCCAAGTTGTTTCAGCAGCAGAACCAGCAACTGCAAAAGAATAA